The Arachis hypogaea cultivar Tifrunner chromosome 14, arahy.Tifrunner.gnm2.J5K5, whole genome shotgun sequence genome has a segment encoding these proteins:
- the LOC112744604 gene encoding uncharacterized protein isoform X1: MILKCLGFCGWKKKESSSSKRKYKTVIEELCHQFCMEDIRKATNNFDKKLLILQDDSYCSVYKGCLEYNGTTEYTIAVKPGRDTIRSYMVKEIEVLCQLRHPNIISLIGFCDNENEMIVVYEYMANGSLGDYLSKRKKEPLSWNKRLEICIGAARALHYLHAGAKRTIFHRFIQPANILLDENMVPKLTNFETSLQGPLSTSKPKPIIDIIRVSLIGTIGYIPDEVLTLGIYTDKCDVYSFGKVLLDVICGTKDEDLMNKINMLASLHFGEKTNEYLEHFPPSKLLCSWIPMEEMVDPDLNGKIAPECWDAVMSIAQRCIDYEADERPTMGEVELLLESALSLQQQSDITHSSAVHYTLSSTTYIHMQPSICIHANNIEDMLNHQFPLPDIREMTNNFDDDYGIMGKGSFGEMYRGRVRLNGVTDNYYYWIAIKKMDWPSICDSGMQFNFRKEIEKICVLRHPNLVSLLGFCDDDDDDNDDDDDLDDSVDNDNDDDAKILVSEFIQNGSLLYNLHDSHRNKKALTWKKRLQICIGVAQGLHYLHTASIFHRNIKLTNILLDRAMVPKLSDFGFPWSNPIHAGYYAAPEWSEGHEFTDKCDVYSFGIVLLQVVFTSKLPLIEGESDPILKGKIAPQCWEVFLDITQRCLKFEANERPTMNEVISQLEHALALQEEADANTSDEYNLLSMTFDDDVLLGRALC; the protein is encoded by the exons ATGATATTGAAATGTTTGGGGTTTTGTGGTTGGAAGAAGAAGGAAagttcatcatcaaagagaaagtATAAAACAGTAATAGAAGAGCTATGCCATCAATTTTGCATGGAAGATATTAGAAAAGCAACCAACAACTTTGACAAAAAACTTCTCATTCTACAAGACGACTCTTATTGTAGCGTGTACAAAGGCTGTCTCGAGTATAACGGTACAACTGAATATACAATTGCAGTAAAACCCGGGCGCGATACCATCCGTTCATATATGGTGAAGGAAATTGAGGTGCTATGTCAGCTTCGTCACCCAAATATAATCTCACTTATAGGCTTCTGCGACAATGAAAATGAAATGATTGTTGTGTACGAGTACATGGCCAATGGATCACTTGGTGATTACTTGAGTAAAAGGAAGAAGGAACCGCTATCATGGAACAAGAGACTAGAGATCTGCATCGGAGCAGCACGTGCTCTACACTACCTTCACGCTGGAGCCAAGCGTACTATCTTTCATCGCTTCATACAACCCGCTAACATTCTATTGGATGAGAATATGGTACCCAAACTCACAAATTTTGAAACTTCCTTGCAAGGACCACTCTCTACCTCCAAGCCAAAACCAATTATAGATATTATTCGgg TTTCACTTATAGGTACAATTGGATACATTCCCGATGAAGTGCTTACACTTGGCATCTATACTGATAAATGTGATGTTTACTCCTTTGGTAAAGTTCTACTAGATGTGATATGCGGCACAAAGGACGAGGATTTGATGAACAAGATCAATATGTTAGCAAGCCTACACTTTGGGGAGAAGACGAATGAATATTTGGAACATTTCCCCCCAAGCAAGCTCTTATGTTCGTGGATTCCTATGGAGGAGATGGTTGATCCAGATCTTAACGGAAAGATTGCTCCCGAGTGTTGGGATGCAGTAATGAGTATTGCTCAAAGATGCATAGACTATGAAGCAGATGAGCGACCAACAATGGGTGAAGTAGAGTTGTTGCTTGAGAGTGCTCTCTCATTGCAGCAACAATCTGATATAACACACTCTTCTGCTGTTCATTACACCTTATCCTCCACCACCTATATTCATATGCAACCATCAATTTGTATTCATGCCAATAACATAGAGGACATGCTAAACCATCAATTTCCCCTGCCTGATATTAGAGAAATGACCAATAATTTCGATGACGATTATGGAATAATGGGAAAAGGTAGTTTTGGGGAAATGTACCGAGGTCGTGTCAGACTTAATGGTGTAACAGATAATTACTACTATTGGATCGCAATAAAGAAGATGGATTGGCCATCAATTTGTGATTCTGGGATGCAGTTCAACTtcaggaaagaaattgagaaaatctGTGTGCTTCGCCATCCAAATTTGGTGTCTCTTTTAGGATtctgtgatgatgatgatgatgataatgatgatgatgatgatcttgATGATTCTGTTgacaatgataatgatgatgatgccaAGATACTTGTATCCGAGTTCATACAGAATGGAAGTCTACTTTATAACCTGCATGATAGTCATCGGAATAAGAAAGCTCTGACATGGAAGAAACGACTGCAAATATGCATTGGAGTAGCACAAGGACTACACTACCTTCACACAGCATCCATTTTTCACCGTAACATTAAACTTACTAACATCCTTTTGGATCGCGCTATGGTGCCTAAACTCTCAGATTTTGGGTTTCCCTGGTCAAACCCAATACATGCAG GTTATTATGCTGCTCCTGAATGGTCTGAAGGTCATGAATTCACAGATAAGTGTGATGTTTACTCTTTTGGTATAGTTCTACTACAAGTAGTATTCACGAGCAAGCTACCGCTTATTGAGGGGGAGAGTGATCCGATTCTCAAGGGTAAGATTGCACCACAGTGCTGGGAAGTTTTCTTAGACATCACACAACGGTGTTTGAAATTTGAAGCAAATGAGAGACCAACCATGAATGAAGTTATAAGTCAACTTGAGCATGCTCTGGCACTACAAGAGGAAGCAGATGCCAACACTAGTGATGAATACAACTTATTATCAATGACCTTTGATGATGATGTTTTATTAGGAAGAGCCTTATGTTAG
- the LOC112744604 gene encoding uncharacterized protein isoform X2, translating to MILKCLGFCGWKKKESSSSKRKYKTVIEELCHQFCMEDIRKATNNFDKKLLILQDDSYCSVYKGCLEYNGTTEYTIAVKPGRDTIRSYMVKEIEVLCQLRHPNIISLIGFCDNENEMIVVYEYMANGSLGDYLSKRKKEPLSWNKRLEICIGAARALHYLHAGAKRTIFHRFIQPANILLDENMVPKLTNFETSLQGPLSTSKPKPIIDIIRGTIGYIPDEVLTLGIYTDKCDVYSFGKVLLDVICGTKDEDLMNKINMLASLHFGEKTNEYLEHFPPSKLLCSWIPMEEMVDPDLNGKIAPECWDAVMSIAQRCIDYEADERPTMGEVELLLESALSLQQQSDITHSSAVHYTLSSTTYIHMQPSICIHANNIEDMLNHQFPLPDIREMTNNFDDDYGIMGKGSFGEMYRGRVRLNGVTDNYYYWIAIKKMDWPSICDSGMQFNFRKEIEKICVLRHPNLVSLLGFCDDDDDDNDDDDDLDDSVDNDNDDDAKILVSEFIQNGSLLYNLHDSHRNKKALTWKKRLQICIGVAQGLHYLHTASIFHRNIKLTNILLDRAMVPKLSDFGFPWSNPIHAGYYAAPEWSEGHEFTDKCDVYSFGIVLLQVVFTSKLPLIEGESDPILKGKIAPQCWEVFLDITQRCLKFEANERPTMNEVISQLEHALALQEEADANTSDEYNLLSMTFDDDVLLGRALC from the exons ATGATATTGAAATGTTTGGGGTTTTGTGGTTGGAAGAAGAAGGAAagttcatcatcaaagagaaagtATAAAACAGTAATAGAAGAGCTATGCCATCAATTTTGCATGGAAGATATTAGAAAAGCAACCAACAACTTTGACAAAAAACTTCTCATTCTACAAGACGACTCTTATTGTAGCGTGTACAAAGGCTGTCTCGAGTATAACGGTACAACTGAATATACAATTGCAGTAAAACCCGGGCGCGATACCATCCGTTCATATATGGTGAAGGAAATTGAGGTGCTATGTCAGCTTCGTCACCCAAATATAATCTCACTTATAGGCTTCTGCGACAATGAAAATGAAATGATTGTTGTGTACGAGTACATGGCCAATGGATCACTTGGTGATTACTTGAGTAAAAGGAAGAAGGAACCGCTATCATGGAACAAGAGACTAGAGATCTGCATCGGAGCAGCACGTGCTCTACACTACCTTCACGCTGGAGCCAAGCGTACTATCTTTCATCGCTTCATACAACCCGCTAACATTCTATTGGATGAGAATATGGTACCCAAACTCACAAATTTTGAAACTTCCTTGCAAGGACCACTCTCTACCTCCAAGCCAAAACCAATTATAGATATTATTCGgg GTACAATTGGATACATTCCCGATGAAGTGCTTACACTTGGCATCTATACTGATAAATGTGATGTTTACTCCTTTGGTAAAGTTCTACTAGATGTGATATGCGGCACAAAGGACGAGGATTTGATGAACAAGATCAATATGTTAGCAAGCCTACACTTTGGGGAGAAGACGAATGAATATTTGGAACATTTCCCCCCAAGCAAGCTCTTATGTTCGTGGATTCCTATGGAGGAGATGGTTGATCCAGATCTTAACGGAAAGATTGCTCCCGAGTGTTGGGATGCAGTAATGAGTATTGCTCAAAGATGCATAGACTATGAAGCAGATGAGCGACCAACAATGGGTGAAGTAGAGTTGTTGCTTGAGAGTGCTCTCTCATTGCAGCAACAATCTGATATAACACACTCTTCTGCTGTTCATTACACCTTATCCTCCACCACCTATATTCATATGCAACCATCAATTTGTATTCATGCCAATAACATAGAGGACATGCTAAACCATCAATTTCCCCTGCCTGATATTAGAGAAATGACCAATAATTTCGATGACGATTATGGAATAATGGGAAAAGGTAGTTTTGGGGAAATGTACCGAGGTCGTGTCAGACTTAATGGTGTAACAGATAATTACTACTATTGGATCGCAATAAAGAAGATGGATTGGCCATCAATTTGTGATTCTGGGATGCAGTTCAACTtcaggaaagaaattgagaaaatctGTGTGCTTCGCCATCCAAATTTGGTGTCTCTTTTAGGATtctgtgatgatgatgatgatgataatgatgatgatgatgatcttgATGATTCTGTTgacaatgataatgatgatgatgccaAGATACTTGTATCCGAGTTCATACAGAATGGAAGTCTACTTTATAACCTGCATGATAGTCATCGGAATAAGAAAGCTCTGACATGGAAGAAACGACTGCAAATATGCATTGGAGTAGCACAAGGACTACACTACCTTCACACAGCATCCATTTTTCACCGTAACATTAAACTTACTAACATCCTTTTGGATCGCGCTATGGTGCCTAAACTCTCAGATTTTGGGTTTCCCTGGTCAAACCCAATACATGCAG GTTATTATGCTGCTCCTGAATGGTCTGAAGGTCATGAATTCACAGATAAGTGTGATGTTTACTCTTTTGGTATAGTTCTACTACAAGTAGTATTCACGAGCAAGCTACCGCTTATTGAGGGGGAGAGTGATCCGATTCTCAAGGGTAAGATTGCACCACAGTGCTGGGAAGTTTTCTTAGACATCACACAACGGTGTTTGAAATTTGAAGCAAATGAGAGACCAACCATGAATGAAGTTATAAGTCAACTTGAGCATGCTCTGGCACTACAAGAGGAAGCAGATGCCAACACTAGTGATGAATACAACTTATTATCAATGACCTTTGATGATGATGTTTTATTAGGAAGAGCCTTATGTTAG
- the LOC112744604 gene encoding uncharacterized protein isoform X3, with product MILKCLGFCGWKKKESSSSKRKYKTVIEELCHQFCMEDIRKATNNFDKKLLILQDDSYCSVYKGCLEYNGTTEYTIAVKPGRDTIRSYMVKEIEVLCQLRHPNIISLIGFCDNENEMIVVYEYMANGSLGDYLSKRKKEPLSWNKRLEICIGAARALHYLHAGAKRTIFHRFIQPANILLDENMVPKLTNFETSLQGPLSTSKPKPIIDIIRVLLDVICGTKDEDLMNKINMLASLHFGEKTNEYLEHFPPSKLLCSWIPMEEMVDPDLNGKIAPECWDAVMSIAQRCIDYEADERPTMGEVELLLESALSLQQQSDITHSSAVHYTLSSTTYIHMQPSICIHANNIEDMLNHQFPLPDIREMTNNFDDDYGIMGKGSFGEMYRGRVRLNGVTDNYYYWIAIKKMDWPSICDSGMQFNFRKEIEKICVLRHPNLVSLLGFCDDDDDDNDDDDDLDDSVDNDNDDDAKILVSEFIQNGSLLYNLHDSHRNKKALTWKKRLQICIGVAQGLHYLHTASIFHRNIKLTNILLDRAMVPKLSDFGFPWSNPIHAGYYAAPEWSEGHEFTDKCDVYSFGIVLLQVVFTSKLPLIEGESDPILKGKIAPQCWEVFLDITQRCLKFEANERPTMNEVISQLEHALALQEEADANTSDEYNLLSMTFDDDVLLGRALC from the exons ATGATATTGAAATGTTTGGGGTTTTGTGGTTGGAAGAAGAAGGAAagttcatcatcaaagagaaagtATAAAACAGTAATAGAAGAGCTATGCCATCAATTTTGCATGGAAGATATTAGAAAAGCAACCAACAACTTTGACAAAAAACTTCTCATTCTACAAGACGACTCTTATTGTAGCGTGTACAAAGGCTGTCTCGAGTATAACGGTACAACTGAATATACAATTGCAGTAAAACCCGGGCGCGATACCATCCGTTCATATATGGTGAAGGAAATTGAGGTGCTATGTCAGCTTCGTCACCCAAATATAATCTCACTTATAGGCTTCTGCGACAATGAAAATGAAATGATTGTTGTGTACGAGTACATGGCCAATGGATCACTTGGTGATTACTTGAGTAAAAGGAAGAAGGAACCGCTATCATGGAACAAGAGACTAGAGATCTGCATCGGAGCAGCACGTGCTCTACACTACCTTCACGCTGGAGCCAAGCGTACTATCTTTCATCGCTTCATACAACCCGCTAACATTCTATTGGATGAGAATATGGTACCCAAACTCACAAATTTTGAAACTTCCTTGCAAGGACCACTCTCTACCTCCAAGCCAAAACCAATTATAGATATTATTCGgg TTCTACTAGATGTGATATGCGGCACAAAGGACGAGGATTTGATGAACAAGATCAATATGTTAGCAAGCCTACACTTTGGGGAGAAGACGAATGAATATTTGGAACATTTCCCCCCAAGCAAGCTCTTATGTTCGTGGATTCCTATGGAGGAGATGGTTGATCCAGATCTTAACGGAAAGATTGCTCCCGAGTGTTGGGATGCAGTAATGAGTATTGCTCAAAGATGCATAGACTATGAAGCAGATGAGCGACCAACAATGGGTGAAGTAGAGTTGTTGCTTGAGAGTGCTCTCTCATTGCAGCAACAATCTGATATAACACACTCTTCTGCTGTTCATTACACCTTATCCTCCACCACCTATATTCATATGCAACCATCAATTTGTATTCATGCCAATAACATAGAGGACATGCTAAACCATCAATTTCCCCTGCCTGATATTAGAGAAATGACCAATAATTTCGATGACGATTATGGAATAATGGGAAAAGGTAGTTTTGGGGAAATGTACCGAGGTCGTGTCAGACTTAATGGTGTAACAGATAATTACTACTATTGGATCGCAATAAAGAAGATGGATTGGCCATCAATTTGTGATTCTGGGATGCAGTTCAACTtcaggaaagaaattgagaaaatctGTGTGCTTCGCCATCCAAATTTGGTGTCTCTTTTAGGATtctgtgatgatgatgatgatgataatgatgatgatgatgatcttgATGATTCTGTTgacaatgataatgatgatgatgccaAGATACTTGTATCCGAGTTCATACAGAATGGAAGTCTACTTTATAACCTGCATGATAGTCATCGGAATAAGAAAGCTCTGACATGGAAGAAACGACTGCAAATATGCATTGGAGTAGCACAAGGACTACACTACCTTCACACAGCATCCATTTTTCACCGTAACATTAAACTTACTAACATCCTTTTGGATCGCGCTATGGTGCCTAAACTCTCAGATTTTGGGTTTCCCTGGTCAAACCCAATACATGCAG GTTATTATGCTGCTCCTGAATGGTCTGAAGGTCATGAATTCACAGATAAGTGTGATGTTTACTCTTTTGGTATAGTTCTACTACAAGTAGTATTCACGAGCAAGCTACCGCTTATTGAGGGGGAGAGTGATCCGATTCTCAAGGGTAAGATTGCACCACAGTGCTGGGAAGTTTTCTTAGACATCACACAACGGTGTTTGAAATTTGAAGCAAATGAGAGACCAACCATGAATGAAGTTATAAGTCAACTTGAGCATGCTCTGGCACTACAAGAGGAAGCAGATGCCAACACTAGTGATGAATACAACTTATTATCAATGACCTTTGATGATGATGTTTTATTAGGAAGAGCCTTATGTTAG
- the LOC112743374 gene encoding receptor-like protein kinase ANXUR2 — MGFLSGFSCCFQSSSVDRGTRILEEQPSSIISELCRQFSLLEMQSATNNFHNSFKVGEGSFGNVYKDYLENSSTPVAIKRCKKDSVFGLSSLKNEVVLLSQLQHPNLISLVGFCIEGTELVLVYDYMSNGSIRDHLHRGNIDPLTWKRRLQICIGVARALHYLHTGAKYTIIHRNIKTRLILLDSNREPKVSSLLISKRGALSTSKSLTRVESDVKGTIGYLDPEYLATTMLTEKSDVFSFGIVLLEVVSAKLPPEINREYFHFQRFSQSLRSSANEIVDSILKSKIDPDCWKTFVDITKRCLLTEGRERPDMGEVEVELEHALKFQVEADAKS, encoded by the coding sequence ATGGGTTTTCTATCTGGTTTTTCTTGCTGCTTCCAATCTTCTTCTGTTGATAGAGGAACACGTATCTTAGAAGAACAACCATCATCCATTATAAGTGAACTCTGCCGTCAGTTTTCACTTTTAGAGATGCAATCAGCAACAAATAACTTCCATAATTCTTTTAAAGTTGGAGAAGGCTCATTTGGCAATGTCTACAAAGAttatctggaaaacagttctacACCAGTTGCCATCAAACGGTGCAAGAAGGATTCAGTTTTTGGTCTTTCCAGCTTGAAGAATGAGGTTGTCCTGCTTTCTCAGCTGCAACACCCCAATCTCATCTCCTTAGTTGGATTCTGCATTGAAGGAACCGAGTTGGTTCTTGTATATGATTACATGTCTAATGGTTCCATTCGTGATCATCTTCATCGTGGGAACATAGATCCACTTACATGGAAGAGGAGGCTTCAAATTTGCATAGGAGTGGCGCGTGCACTGCACTATCTTCACACAGGAGCCAAGTACACTATTATCCACCGGAATATTAAAACACGTCTCATTCTTTTGGATAGTAATCGGGAACCAAAAGTTTCAAGCCTATTAATATCCAAAAGGGGAGCACTTAGTACTTCAAAGTCATTGACAAGGGTGGAGTCAGATGTGAAGGGAACAATTGGGTATCTTGATCCAGAATATTTAGCAACAACTATGTTGACTGAAAAATCAGATGTATTTTCATTCGGCATAGTTCTATTAGAAGTTGTGAGTGCAAAGCTGCCGCCCGAGATTAACAGAGAATACTTTCACTTTCAACGCTTTAGTCAGTCATTGAGGTCATCTGCAAATGAAATTGTTGATTCAATTCTTAAGTCTAAGATTGATCCAGATTGTTGGAAAACATTTGTTGACATCACTAAGAGATGTTTGCTTACGGAGGGAAGGGAGAGGCCAGACATGGGAGAAGTGGAGGTGGAACTTGAACATGCACTAAAATTTCAAGTGGAAGCTGATGCCAAGAGTTAA